The Corallococcus soli genome has a window encoding:
- a CDS encoding EthD domain-containing protein, which yields MLKVLVFLTKKQDLETQAFIEYYEKNHVPLVCGLAPPPIVYKRNFLVRGDALNMDDGSIDFDVVTEMVFPDREAFHAWGALLFAPSNGDAIAKDEQNFLERSRTRAYVVEERVTTSG from the coding sequence ATGTTGAAGGTGCTCGTCTTTCTCACGAAGAAGCAGGATCTCGAGACGCAAGCATTCATCGAGTACTACGAGAAGAACCATGTGCCGCTGGTCTGCGGCCTGGCTCCCCCGCCCATCGTCTACAAGCGCAACTTCCTGGTGCGGGGCGATGCGCTGAACATGGACGACGGCTCAATCGACTTCGACGTCGTCACCGAAATGGTGTTCCCTGACCGGGAGGCCTTCCATGCCTGGGGGGCCCTGCTCTTCGCTCCCTCCAACGGTGACGCGATCGCCAAGGACGAGCAGAACTTCCTTGAACGCTCACGGACCCGGGCCTACGTCGTCGAGGAGCGCGTGACGACCTCCGGGTGA
- a CDS encoding lysoplasmalogenase: protein MSGVGAHRRGKVPAMGRELTGGARILAGVGLAGAVGFLLVLDLERRDIRVVTKALPMLCLLLWLWQPRGRYSRWIFAGLALSLLGDVLLDLGPELFLPGLGAFLLAHVSYVAAYLSVTRRPHLARALPFLVLAVGASVALGPGLGDMALPVMAYVAVICTMGWRAWALLGAPGLSRREQWLAFTGALLFAASDGLLSIKLFVRPLPGAGYAIMLLYWAAQLCIALSTRGPSISDSNTLAPAVAAKPTA, encoded by the coding sequence GTGTCTGGGGTTGGCGCGCACCGCCGGGGTAAGGTGCCCGCCATGGGCCGGGAGCTGACAGGAGGAGCGAGGATCCTCGCGGGCGTGGGCCTCGCGGGTGCGGTGGGCTTCCTGCTGGTGCTGGACCTGGAGCGCCGGGACATCCGGGTGGTCACCAAGGCGCTGCCGATGCTCTGCCTGCTCCTGTGGCTGTGGCAGCCCCGGGGGCGCTATTCGCGGTGGATCTTCGCCGGGCTGGCGCTCTCGCTGCTCGGAGACGTGCTGCTGGACCTGGGGCCGGAGCTGTTCCTGCCGGGACTGGGCGCGTTCCTGCTGGCCCATGTCAGCTATGTGGCCGCGTACCTCAGCGTGACGCGAAGGCCGCACCTGGCCCGTGCGCTCCCCTTCCTGGTCCTGGCCGTGGGCGCCAGCGTGGCCCTGGGGCCCGGGCTGGGAGACATGGCGCTGCCCGTGATGGCCTATGTCGCCGTCATCTGCACGATGGGCTGGCGGGCCTGGGCCCTGCTGGGAGCACCAGGGCTTTCGCGGCGCGAGCAATGGCTGGCGTTCACGGGCGCGCTGCTGTTCGCCGCCAGTGACGGCCTGCTGTCCATCAAGCTGTTCGTGCGTCCCCTGCCCGGCGCGGGCTACGCCATCATGCTGCTGTACTGGGCCGCGCAGCTTTGCATCGCCCTCTCCACCCGGGGGCCGAGCATTTCGGATTCCAACACCCTGGCCCCGGCTGTGGCCGCGAAACCAACAGCCTGA
- a CDS encoding aKG-HExxH-type peptide beta-hydroxylase, whose product MQRTDVIRLTDGRLQHHEHFGDSSRVVLRVSERYRFALEVLARRDARLREVATRVEALDAATAETVFGDLLVRAALETAISRLETSGADGAAGEELPGLLGEALDCVARTPGRCLSRSAMGRDLSVGPGGKVWVWDLPEESTPLRDRLRESIRTGFMPGAESSVDIIRPTPAMVAGLERACALIQRLVPEMTASVFRHLHSIAIANIRGPRGRMLTGSGGDGTPCMIFIDPHELENPWDTAGHILHEAVHLKLSDLIRTGAIVTDDGPVELAWGRKTSLSNSIFAYHAYVHMQVFRAAVEHLGPGCHAEFGAPRDYVAPAHAMSVVNNDTRKPFSRAEERLDFLHTQLEGPLASRVTPYGRELNAWLWEAIRPLEALGTPLSGGQPTPVAKPSAPALGRAPAPMRYRQGRDLSLRRSPSTEVLFALDPGSRKIVTLNLAAWLAFELCDGKTEEEMLSSYTASLGLGAERAWAQLAPTLEGLVSSGMIEPVSEGRVS is encoded by the coding sequence GTGCAACGAACGGATGTGATCCGGCTCACCGACGGCCGTCTTCAGCATCACGAGCACTTCGGAGATTCGTCGCGGGTCGTGTTGCGCGTCAGCGAGCGCTATCGGTTCGCCCTGGAGGTGCTGGCGCGGCGGGACGCACGTCTGCGTGAGGTGGCGACCCGCGTCGAGGCGTTGGACGCCGCGACGGCGGAGACCGTGTTCGGCGATCTGCTGGTGCGCGCGGCGCTGGAGACCGCCATCAGCCGGCTGGAGACGTCAGGCGCGGACGGTGCCGCGGGCGAGGAGCTGCCCGGGTTGCTGGGAGAGGCCCTCGACTGCGTGGCGCGCACGCCGGGCCGTTGCCTCTCCCGCTCTGCGATGGGCCGCGACCTGTCCGTGGGCCCCGGGGGCAAGGTCTGGGTATGGGACCTCCCGGAGGAATCGACGCCCCTTCGCGACCGGCTGCGCGAGAGCATCCGCACGGGGTTCATGCCGGGCGCGGAGAGCAGCGTCGACATCATCCGTCCCACCCCGGCCATGGTCGCGGGGCTGGAGCGCGCTTGCGCGTTGATCCAGCGGCTGGTGCCGGAGATGACGGCCAGCGTCTTCCGGCACCTCCACTCCATCGCCATCGCGAACATCCGGGGCCCACGGGGCCGGATGTTGACGGGCTCCGGAGGGGACGGCACCCCGTGCATGATCTTCATCGATCCGCACGAGCTGGAGAACCCCTGGGACACGGCGGGCCACATCCTGCATGAGGCGGTGCACCTCAAGCTCTCCGACCTGATTCGCACGGGCGCCATCGTGACGGACGACGGTCCCGTCGAGCTGGCCTGGGGCCGGAAGACGTCGCTGTCGAACAGCATCTTCGCCTACCACGCGTATGTGCACATGCAGGTGTTTCGCGCCGCAGTGGAGCACCTGGGGCCGGGCTGCCACGCGGAGTTCGGCGCGCCCCGGGACTACGTCGCGCCAGCGCACGCCATGTCGGTGGTGAACAACGACACCCGCAAGCCCTTCTCCCGCGCGGAGGAGCGGCTCGACTTCCTGCACACGCAGTTGGAGGGCCCCCTGGCGTCGCGGGTGACGCCGTATGGGCGTGAGCTGAACGCCTGGCTCTGGGAGGCGATTCGTCCCCTGGAGGCCCTGGGGACGCCGCTGTCCGGCGGACAGCCCACGCCCGTCGCGAAGCCGTCGGCGCCCGCGCTCGGACGGGCCCCGGCGCCGATGCGCTATCGCCAGGGGCGGGACCTCTCCCTGCGCCGCTCCCCGTCCACGGAGGTGCTGTTCGCCCTGGACCCGGGCTCACGGAAGATCGTCACGCTGAACCTCGCGGCGTGGCTGGCCTTCGAGCTGTGCGACGGCAAGACCGAAGAAGAGATGCTGTCCTCCTATACCGCTTCGCTGGGACTCGGGGCAGAGCGCGCCTGGGCCCAGCTCGCGCCGACCCTCGAGGGGCTCGTGTCGAGTGGAATGATTGAACCGGTCTCCGAAGGGCGGGTGTCGTGA
- a CDS encoding aKG-HExxH-type peptide beta-hydroxylase, protein MGASDVIQAADRGLVAHPSFGDSPRILAKVLTRYRFGLELFAERLPSLARAVTAVEALDDVDARRIFFDPLVRLTLEQAFSDLEAGRLASPHPLEEMLPGALEALPLGLCESRMPSRFRVGTETPKWLWDVAQRGDAYANALHSAFDGIFLTNPKSGGKLLSPDASAQGKINDSIALLSQLMPHSGASALRHIEAIALLSARLEGGTVLSAAGGDLTPSTIFLSLKDLGNPWDVAGCLLHEGLHMKLFDATRSVSIAAKPEETIQVPWRDVRWSIVRTVFAYHVYVHLALFKAAALSADRSLIERFGDPSAYASRPHAMSVVNNDVRSRFGRSVDRARYLGEQLLTEWSHLLTPQGRDFVRWLSESLAPVDREVFSKAAGGQADALEGATYRKVNGLRARPSTRGECLMVFSPDAPRLHWLDLNAWLIFELSDGRTFTELERAYLEAIGGRVAPDEARRQLRSGLETLVRSTLVEPTRQQGEAP, encoded by the coding sequence ATGGGCGCTTCGGACGTCATCCAGGCCGCGGACCGGGGTCTGGTCGCGCATCCCTCCTTTGGAGACTCGCCGAGGATCCTCGCGAAGGTCCTGACCCGCTATCGCTTCGGCCTGGAGCTGTTCGCCGAGCGGCTGCCCTCCCTGGCGCGCGCGGTGACCGCCGTGGAGGCGCTCGACGATGTCGACGCTCGCCGGATCTTCTTCGACCCGCTGGTGCGGCTGACGCTGGAGCAGGCCTTCTCCGACCTGGAGGCCGGCCGGCTGGCGTCGCCCCATCCGCTGGAGGAGATGTTGCCCGGCGCCCTGGAGGCGCTTCCCCTGGGGCTGTGCGAGTCGCGCATGCCGTCGCGCTTTCGCGTGGGCACGGAGACCCCGAAGTGGCTGTGGGACGTGGCCCAGCGTGGTGACGCCTATGCCAACGCGCTGCACTCGGCGTTCGACGGCATCTTCCTGACGAACCCCAAGAGCGGCGGGAAGCTGCTGAGCCCGGATGCGTCCGCCCAGGGGAAGATCAACGACTCCATCGCGCTGCTCTCCCAGTTGATGCCGCATTCAGGGGCGAGCGCGCTGAGGCACATCGAAGCCATCGCGCTGCTCAGCGCCCGGCTCGAAGGGGGCACCGTCCTGTCCGCCGCCGGTGGGGACCTGACGCCCTCCACCATCTTCCTGTCGCTGAAGGACCTGGGGAACCCCTGGGACGTCGCCGGGTGCCTGCTGCACGAGGGGCTTCACATGAAGCTCTTCGACGCCACCCGCTCGGTCTCCATCGCGGCGAAGCCCGAGGAGACCATCCAGGTGCCCTGGCGCGACGTGCGCTGGTCCATCGTCCGCACGGTGTTCGCCTACCACGTGTACGTCCACCTCGCGCTCTTCAAGGCCGCCGCGCTCTCGGCGGACCGTTCGTTGATTGAGCGGTTCGGGGACCCGTCCGCCTATGCCTCGCGGCCGCATGCGATGTCGGTGGTGAACAACGACGTCCGCTCCCGCTTCGGGCGCTCCGTCGACCGGGCGCGCTACCTGGGCGAGCAGCTGCTGACGGAGTGGTCACACCTGCTCACGCCCCAGGGACGGGACTTCGTCCGCTGGCTGAGCGAATCCCTGGCCCCTGTCGACCGGGAGGTCTTCAGCAAGGCGGCGGGGGGGCAGGCGGACGCGCTCGAAGGGGCGACGTACCGCAAGGTCAACGGTCTGCGGGCACGCCCTTCAACCCGGGGCGAGTGCCTGATGGTTTTCTCGCCAGACGCGCCAAGGCTGCATTGGCTCGATCTGAATGCGTGGCTGATCTTCGAACTCAGTGATGGCCGCACCTTCACTGAATTGGAGCGGGCGTATCTGGAGGCCATCGGGGGGCGTGTTGCCCCCGACGAAGCGCGCCGCCAGCTGCGTTCGGGACTGGAGACGCTTGTACGCAGCACCCTCGTAGAGCCAACCCGACAGCAAGGAGAAGCGCCATGA
- a CDS encoding NAD(P)/FAD-dependent oxidoreductase, with product MSTYDVVVAGNGALGLATARSLTLQDPNLRIAVVGPAGRPGGASGAAGAMLGCYGEVTAPLLRTAPGRARHAQSVLAARLWPSWLEGLNSALPAEDQVRLDAGTIVFSNAKSGTIEDENYAAIHEAVKADEEPWEELDPNQVPGLNPAEDCRPKRALFLPREGSVDASRLLRGLTRVLEQSPRVSLIDGAVKALDVQAGRITGVRLEDGRTLAAAQVVLAMGVGTQAVLDELPELARRIPRIFSGGGTSLLLQVPRTQLKHVVRTPNRAFACGLHGMPRAGNQLYFGATNILMARPMLRTTPADMFFLLECVLEQIDQDLCAAQLVGWQAGNRPVTVDTCPLIGPTSVEGLWLLTGTYRDGLFQSPLLGQHLARRMCGQPGLINEDFPPERKPIALYTLAEARAEALKHYLAMGWEHGIRLPKVGWHRSFPRFYQQMLDSLYEELGEEEFVMPPELLAIVDGHRAAMVPFFRNYYAEVRKAWA from the coding sequence ATGAGCACCTATGACGTCGTGGTGGCGGGAAATGGCGCGCTGGGTCTTGCGACCGCGCGTTCCCTGACGCTCCAGGATCCAAACCTGCGCATCGCCGTGGTGGGGCCCGCGGGCAGGCCTGGAGGCGCCTCCGGCGCGGCCGGGGCCATGCTGGGCTGCTACGGAGAAGTGACCGCGCCGCTGCTGCGCACCGCTCCAGGCCGGGCCCGGCACGCGCAGAGCGTGCTCGCCGCGCGCCTCTGGCCCTCGTGGCTGGAGGGGCTGAACAGCGCGCTGCCCGCGGAGGACCAGGTGCGGCTGGATGCCGGCACCATCGTGTTCAGCAACGCGAAGTCCGGGACGATTGAAGACGAGAACTACGCCGCCATCCATGAAGCCGTGAAGGCGGACGAGGAGCCCTGGGAGGAGCTGGATCCCAACCAGGTGCCCGGCCTGAACCCCGCGGAGGACTGCCGGCCCAAGCGGGCCCTGTTCCTGCCGCGCGAGGGTTCGGTGGACGCAAGCCGCCTGCTGCGGGGGCTCACGCGGGTGCTGGAGCAGTCTCCCCGCGTCTCGCTCATCGACGGGGCCGTCAAGGCGCTCGACGTGCAGGCGGGGCGCATCACCGGGGTCCGGCTGGAGGATGGAAGGACGCTCGCGGCCGCGCAGGTCGTGCTCGCGATGGGCGTCGGGACGCAGGCCGTGCTGGACGAGCTCCCGGAGCTTGCCCGCCGCATCCCGCGCATCTTCAGCGGGGGCGGGACGTCGCTGCTGCTCCAGGTGCCGAGGACCCAGCTCAAGCACGTGGTGCGGACGCCGAACCGCGCGTTCGCCTGCGGCCTGCATGGCATGCCGCGCGCGGGCAACCAGCTCTACTTCGGCGCGACGAACATCCTGATGGCGCGGCCCATGCTGCGCACCACGCCGGCGGACATGTTCTTCCTGCTCGAGTGCGTCCTGGAGCAGATTGATCAGGACCTCTGCGCCGCGCAGCTCGTCGGCTGGCAGGCGGGCAACAGGCCCGTCACCGTGGACACCTGTCCGTTGATTGGGCCGACGTCCGTGGAGGGGCTGTGGTTGCTCACCGGCACGTACCGCGATGGCCTGTTCCAGTCACCGCTGCTCGGCCAGCACCTGGCGCGGCGCATGTGTGGCCAGCCAGGGCTCATCAACGAGGACTTCCCGCCAGAGCGCAAACCCATTGCGCTCTACACGCTGGCGGAGGCGCGAGCGGAGGCGCTCAAACACTATCTGGCCATGGGCTGGGAGCACGGCATCCGGCTGCCGAAGGTCGGCTGGCACCGCTCGTTCCCCCGCTTCTATCAGCAGATGCTGGACTCGCTCTACGAGGAGCTGGGGGAGGAGGAGTTCGTGATGCCGCCAGAGCTCCTGGCCATCGTCGACGGCCACCGCGCCGCGATGGTGCCCTTCTTCCGCAACTACTACGCGGAGGTCCGCAAGGCCTGGGCCTGA
- a CDS encoding LysM peptidoglycan-binding domain-containing protein yields MSNYRIRPGDTLSALASRFKTSVSALARTNNIANPNLIYAGRSLRVPGHGGTDSFQPARGGGAKGPGGAGRNGGAAGGGSVGAPRGTGSSGPATPAMRKLAEAGRAAAMGMGGYNSQGLCATGVSRAIQNAFGVKVWGNGNQIDNNLPRDKFKQVNMSLEEALKTPGLVLTWEKTSSRLGSIYGHTAITTGDGRSSVSDFIERNTLGAGGRSGLKVFRPIV; encoded by the coding sequence ATGTCCAACTACCGCATTCGTCCGGGCGACACCCTTTCGGCGCTCGCCTCCCGCTTCAAGACCAGCGTTTCGGCGCTGGCGCGCACCAACAACATCGCCAATCCCAACCTCATCTATGCGGGCCGCTCGCTGCGCGTCCCCGGCCATGGCGGAACGGACAGCTTCCAGCCCGCCAGGGGCGGTGGCGCGAAGGGGCCCGGCGGCGCGGGTCGCAACGGCGGCGCGGCGGGGGGCGGCTCGGTGGGGGCTCCGCGTGGCACCGGAAGCTCGGGCCCGGCGACGCCCGCGATGCGCAAGCTGGCGGAGGCGGGCCGGGCGGCCGCGATGGGCATGGGCGGCTACAACAGCCAGGGCCTGTGCGCCACGGGCGTCAGCCGCGCCATCCAGAACGCCTTCGGCGTCAAGGTCTGGGGCAATGGCAACCAGATTGACAACAACCTGCCGCGCGACAAGTTCAAGCAGGTCAACATGTCGCTCGAGGAGGCGCTGAAGACGCCGGGCCTGGTCCTCACCTGGGAGAAGACCTCGTCGCGCCTGGGCAGCATCTACGGCCACACGGCCATCACCACCGGCGACGGCCGCTCGTCCGTGAGCGACTTCATCGAGCGCAACACGCTCGGCGCCGGGGGCCGCTCCGGGCTGAAGGTCTTCCGGCCCATCGTCTAG
- a CDS encoding SDR family oxidoreductase, translating to MPKTVLVTGSSTGFGRATVQRFARAGWNVVATMRAPEAERELQSQDHVLVTRLDVQDRASIASAVEAGIARFGGIDVLVNNAGFGLYGVFESTPREKVMEQFDVNVFGLMDVTRAVLPQLRRQRSGVVLNVTSGAGVFGLPMSTLYCASKFAVEGFSEALSYELVGMGITVKLIEPGGVLDSQFVSRSGSEATRTGRIDDYAPFLEQAEKLFAGLRDHRAGATSEDVAEVIFDAATDGTDQLRYVATPQIQPLVKARRETSEAEYLALMRRNFGYRRD from the coding sequence ATGCCCAAGACCGTCCTTGTCACTGGCAGCTCCACCGGCTTCGGCCGGGCCACCGTCCAGCGCTTCGCGCGCGCGGGCTGGAACGTGGTCGCCACGATGCGCGCGCCCGAAGCGGAGCGCGAGCTCCAGTCCCAGGACCACGTGCTCGTCACCCGGCTCGACGTCCAGGACCGCGCCAGCATCGCCTCCGCCGTCGAGGCAGGCATCGCCCGGTTCGGGGGCATCGACGTGCTCGTCAACAACGCGGGCTTCGGCCTGTACGGCGTCTTTGAATCGACGCCGCGCGAGAAGGTCATGGAGCAATTCGACGTCAACGTGTTCGGCCTGATGGACGTCACGCGGGCGGTGCTCCCCCAGTTGCGCCGTCAGCGGTCGGGGGTCGTCCTCAACGTCACGTCGGGGGCCGGCGTGTTCGGCCTGCCGATGAGCACCCTGTACTGCGCGTCCAAGTTCGCGGTCGAGGGCTTCTCCGAAGCGCTGAGCTACGAGCTGGTCGGCATGGGCATCACCGTCAAGCTGATAGAACCCGGGGGCGTGCTCGACAGCCAGTTCGTCTCCCGCAGCGGCAGCGAGGCGACGCGAACCGGACGGATCGACGACTACGCGCCGTTCCTCGAACAGGCCGAAAAGCTCTTCGCGGGGCTGCGCGACCACCGAGCCGGCGCGACCTCGGAGGACGTCGCCGAGGTCATCTTCGACGCCGCCACCGACGGCACGGATCAACTCCGCTACGTGGCCACACCGCAGATACAGCCCCTCGTGAAGGCCCGGCGCGAAACCTCCGAAGCCGAGTACCTCGCACTCATGCGCAGGAACTTCGGCTATCGCCGCGACTGA
- a CDS encoding LysR family transcriptional regulator, producing MNQLAGLRAFVLVARHRNFRAAAAELLMSPSALSHAITGLEAELGVRLFHRTTRSVALSEAGEHLLSRVAPALQQLTEAVETLDDFRATPRGTLRINTSQVAARWVLMPFVREYVRRFPDVQVELVTDDRLVDIVAEGFDAGVRTTDLVPRDMVAVECSPRIRYAIAGAPSYFARHDKPKQPDDLLRHECIRFRMTNGQVYRWDLERRGKVLSLDVKGPLTVSSDQLVHQAALDGMGLGYFSEFMVAEDLAAGRLLRVLEGWFPEYDALSVYYPGHRHVPASLRAFIDVIKEQRGRR from the coding sequence ATGAATCAGCTCGCCGGACTGCGCGCGTTCGTCCTGGTCGCGCGGCATCGCAACTTCCGGGCGGCGGCGGCGGAGCTGTTGATGTCCCCCTCCGCGCTCAGCCATGCCATCACCGGGCTCGAAGCGGAGCTGGGCGTGCGGCTGTTCCACCGCACCACGCGCTCGGTCGCGCTCTCGGAGGCGGGCGAGCACCTGCTCTCACGGGTCGCGCCAGCGCTCCAGCAGCTCACCGAGGCGGTGGAGACGCTGGATGACTTTCGTGCCACGCCGCGCGGCACGCTTCGCATCAACACGTCCCAGGTCGCTGCGCGATGGGTGCTCATGCCCTTCGTGCGCGAGTACGTGAGGCGCTTCCCTGACGTGCAGGTGGAGCTGGTCACCGACGACCGCCTCGTCGACATCGTCGCGGAGGGCTTCGATGCTGGCGTGCGCACCACCGACCTGGTGCCCCGCGACATGGTCGCGGTCGAGTGCAGCCCGCGCATCCGATACGCCATCGCGGGGGCGCCGTCGTACTTCGCCCGGCACGACAAGCCAAAGCAGCCGGACGACCTGCTCCGGCATGAATGCATCCGCTTCCGCATGACGAACGGCCAGGTGTACCGCTGGGACCTGGAGCGCCGGGGCAAGGTCCTGTCCCTGGACGTCAAGGGGCCGCTCACGGTCAGCAGTGATCAACTCGTGCACCAGGCCGCGCTCGACGGGATGGGCCTGGGCTACTTCAGCGAGTTCATGGTCGCGGAGGATCTGGCGGCGGGGCGCCTGTTGCGGGTGCTGGAAGGCTGGTTTCCCGAATACGACGCGCTCAGCGTCTACTACCCGGGCCACCGTCACGTGCCCGCGAGCCTGCGGGCCTTCATCGACGTCATCAAGGAGCAGCGCGGCCGTCGCTGA